In Schizosaccharomyces osmophilus chromosome 1, complete sequence, the genomic window CAGTGCTGCTAGTAAAAGGTATTTTGCTAGAATACAAAACGTTTTCTTACGCATAGTGGTTTGGGCTCTTCAAATTTGAAGCTCCTACAAAAGTAGAAAATAACAGGATCTTTATATCGTGattaaccaaaaaaaaacacatGTCAGCATAATTAAAGAGATGAcaatattcattttcaaagagTAAGGAAAGACTGTTCTTTATTATATCATATTCTAAACGTTTTGTATGTTCATCCATTATTCACTTATCAACCAAAGAGGCTTGTGTACGTTTGCTGGTTTAACACagccttctttttttcaatgtatTATACAGTAAGATTAGACCCAGTTCATTTTGTATACGCACAGTAAAACTCGTTTCTAAAATCCAAAGAGGGTGTGTAAAATCACCTGAATACTTTTTCCTAATAAAGAACTCTGTCTGGTTGTGTTATCAGAAATATTTGCcaacttttcttcttcatcgaCAGTATCGTTTGCAgtatttccaaaaagattttgtaCCAACCAATTTTTAGAATGGTCCTTATGGGATGACTTAAAAATATCTTCATTATGCTGAACTACAATCCTCTTCCCAATAGTTGCTTCCGTTTGTGCATTTGCTTCTATTTGGGTCGTTAAAGGTGGAATCCCTTTGGTATCAGCTTCAGTCATTTCAACATCCAAAGCGTCCAACTTTGTTGCCTGTGGATAATCCTGTTTATCATCAGAATTATAGATACATCCAACCATAAAAGAGCCACCAATAACAATTCCATTAGATTGAACAGCTTTGACAGCAGAAGAAGGTTCAGCATAAGTAAGTTGTAGCCAATTTCCATGACCATTCTTAAAGCTCGGCATGGAGACACTAGAGGCGGTAAGAGAGTTTTGATTGACAATCTTTCCGAACCGAGAAAATTCATTTACGACTTGATTGGTTATTTCTGGTGGAAAGCCAAAAACAATGACAGATCTGCTAACTTCCTTTAATGGCTCCATAGGAATAGTTTGAGTTTTCGCGGCAAAGGGAGAAGAAAGAGGTGAAGCAGTAATTTGATCAACATTGGAGGTGCTTATTTGGCGAGAAGAAGGGAAATCATAGATAGATTGAGTAGGAGGGGCATCTTCAATGATAGAACTTCCTCCCAAACGGTTAGCCCGcaaaaaaggttttggTGTACCAAAGCTAGGGCCACcaaatttggaagaaggagaTGCAGAGGAACGGATTCCGGAACTAATTGTCGGTTAATAAATATAGACATCAGGGAATTTCAATAATCCATCTTGAAATTGGGCCGAAGACCAAAAACAActataagaaaaaaccaCTTACTGTGAATCAAAAAACTCATTTAAGGGTGAGCTAACATCTGGGGCGAATTTGCGTTGACTTGCTGTTAAGTGCATCAAATGACTAGGAACGAACTTCTTTTCCGCTGAAGATGGAATAAAAGATCCCCTGTTTCCACGCAACTCCCTCTGTGGTGAAGGAGAACGCAGGTCGTCCACCGAGAGAGGCTTCAAAGGACTTTTACTGTTTGGTGAACTGCTAACTCCAAAAGATGACGAAGGATTCATCTctgaacaaaaaatatttaagtAAAATACCTAATCTTCGTATTATATTATTAGATGGAATAGAATAACAAGacaa contains:
- the nup40 gene encoding nucleoporin Nup40; translation: MNPSSSFGVSSSPNSKSPLKPLSVDDLRSPSPQRELRGNRGSFIPSSAEKKFVPSHLMHLTASQRKFAPDVSSPLNEFFDSHSGIRSSASPSSKFGGPSFGTPKPFLRANRLGGSSIIEDAPPTQSIYDFPSSRQISTSNVDQITASPLSSPFAAKTQTIPMEPLKEVSRSVIVFGFPPEITNQVVNEFSRFGKIVNQNSLTASSVSMPSFKNGHGNWLQLTYAEPSSAVKAVQSNGIVIGGSFMVGCIYNSDDKQDYPQATKLDALDVEMTEADTKGIPPLTTQIEANAQTEATIGKRIVVQHNEDIFKSSHKDHSKNWLVQNLFGNTANDTVDEEEKLANISDNTTRQSSLLGKSIQVILHTLFGF